In Deltaproteobacteria bacterium, the following proteins share a genomic window:
- a CDS encoding response regulator — protein sequence LTSAGEQGESARCRELGVAGYLMKPVAASDLRRVIETVVKQLAPDALGAAEAPAPPVDAAAAAEVPANVGPTADAAPAPEGGAPAPADPAVFACPRRRFLLAEDNPVNRTIGSRMLAKHGHEVVCAENGQLAVEISIHERFDVILMDVEMPIMNGFEATAAIRERERASGARRIPIIALTAHVMQGDRERCLAADMDDYATKPIQPTELFATVEALLDANPPEAPMTATTTSDAPVLDRTALYEQVGDEADLLLKVIEMFRTDSVQVLRRLDAALAARDASEVQQAAHRVKGALLTLGAKAAGSVAMQLEHMGRDGDVSGGAPLLVQLRVELGRLDPELDAVVNGLEIRTAANL from the coding sequence TGCTGACCTCGGCCGGCGAGCAGGGCGAGTCGGCGCGCTGCCGCGAGCTCGGCGTCGCGGGCTACCTGATGAAGCCGGTCGCCGCGTCGGACCTCCGCCGCGTGATCGAGACGGTCGTGAAGCAGCTCGCGCCGGACGCGCTCGGCGCCGCCGAGGCGCCCGCGCCTCCCGTCGATGCCGCCGCCGCGGCCGAAGTCCCGGCGAACGTCGGGCCCACGGCCGACGCCGCGCCTGCGCCGGAAGGCGGCGCGCCCGCGCCGGCCGACCCCGCCGTGTTCGCGTGCCCGCGCCGACGCTTCCTCCTCGCCGAGGACAACCCCGTGAACCGCACGATCGGGAGCCGCATGCTCGCCAAGCACGGCCACGAGGTCGTCTGCGCGGAGAACGGCCAGCTGGCCGTCGAGATCAGCATACACGAGCGCTTCGACGTGATCCTCATGGACGTCGAGATGCCGATCATGAACGGCTTCGAGGCGACCGCCGCGATCCGCGAGCGCGAGCGCGCGAGCGGCGCCCGCCGCATTCCGATCATCGCACTCACCGCGCACGTCATGCAGGGCGACCGCGAGCGTTGCCTCGCCGCCGACATGGACGACTACGCCACAAAGCCGATCCAACCGACCGAGCTCTTCGCCACCGTCGAGGCTCTCCTCGACGCCAACCCCCCGGAGGCCCCGATGACAGCGACCACGACGTCCGACGCTCCCGTCCTCGACCGCACCGCGCTCTACGAGCAGGTCGGCGACGAGGCCGATCTCCTGTTGAAGGTGATCGAGATGTTCCGCACCGACAGCGTCCAGGTGCTGCGGCGCCTGGACGCGGCGCTCGCGGCGCGGGACGCCTCCGAGGTGCAGCAGGCGGCCCATCGCGTGAAGGGCGCGCTCCTCACCCTCGGCGCCAAGGCGGCCGGAAGCGTCGCGATGCAGCTCGAGCACATGGGCCGGGACGGCGACGTGAGCGGCGGCGCGCCGCTGCTCGTTCAGCTCCGCGTCGAGCTCGGGCGTCTCGATCCCGAGCTCGACGCCGTCGTGAACGGCCTCGAGATCCGCACCGCCGCGAACCTCTGA
- a CDS encoding response regulator gives MTPDDTATPCRILVVEDNAVNRTVATRLLEKRGHVVIAVENGALAVDLTARERFDVVLMDIQMPVMDGLTATARIREREHGTGEHQPIVAVTAHALDEDRQRCIAAGMDDYLPKPIRSGDLFEKVARFAPSAPERAAAAPVVAAM, from the coding sequence ATGACTCCGGACGACACCGCCACCCCCTGCCGCATCCTCGTCGTCGAAGACAACGCGGTGAACCGCACCGTCGCGACGCGTCTCCTCGAGAAGCGCGGCCACGTCGTGATCGCCGTCGAGAACGGCGCGCTCGCCGTCGACCTCACGGCGCGCGAACGCTTCGACGTCGTGTTGATGGACATCCAGATGCCGGTCATGGACGGGCTCACCGCAACCGCGAGGATCCGCGAGCGGGAGCACGGGACGGGCGAGCACCAGCCGATCGTCGCCGTGACCGCGCACGCGCTCGACGAGGACCGCCAGCGCTGCATCGCGGCCGGCATGGACGACTATCTGCCGAAACCGATCCGTTCCGGAGACTTGTTCGAGAAGGTCGCGCGCTTCGCACCTTCGGCGCCGGAGCGGGCGGCCGCCGCGCCCGTCGTCGCCGCCATGTGA
- a CDS encoding NAD(P)H-binding protein, with the protein MRVFVAGGTGTLGRPTVRLLVAAGHEVRALARTPERGAILRGLGAEPVVADLFDLQAMTAAVAGSEAVLHLATRIPPPARMRNLAAWRDNDRLRSQGSSILVSAALAADAKVYVQESITFLYQDLGDQQIFETAPIDAPQPLASARDAERETSRFTARRGQGIVLRFGGFYAAEAPSTLAVVALARRRLFPIIGTGDHYVSSIHVDDAAAATVAALAVPAGIYNVVDDEPLRMRDWMGALTDAFGFKPARRLPLPLARLLLGRPVDLLSRSQRVNNTMFKAVAAWTPRHPSVRQGWRAVADALKAAKTA; encoded by the coding sequence ATGCGCGTCTTCGTCGCCGGCGGGACCGGCACGCTCGGGCGGCCGACCGTGCGGCTCCTGGTGGCGGCGGGGCACGAGGTGCGTGCGCTCGCGCGGACGCCGGAGCGCGGGGCGATTCTGCGGGGGCTCGGAGCCGAGCCGGTGGTCGCCGACCTCTTCGACCTCCAGGCCATGACGGCTGCCGTCGCGGGCTCGGAGGCCGTGCTCCACCTCGCGACCCGCATCCCGCCGCCTGCGCGCATGCGGAACCTCGCGGCGTGGCGCGACAACGACCGGCTCCGCAGCCAGGGGTCGAGCATCCTCGTCTCCGCGGCGCTCGCGGCGGATGCGAAGGTCTACGTGCAGGAGTCGATCACGTTCCTCTACCAGGACCTCGGCGACCAACAGATCTTCGAGACGGCGCCGATCGACGCCCCGCAGCCGCTCGCCTCGGCGCGCGACGCCGAGCGCGAAACCTCTCGTTTCACCGCGCGCCGGGGGCAGGGGATCGTGCTGCGGTTCGGCGGCTTCTACGCGGCCGAGGCGCCGTCGACCCTCGCGGTCGTCGCGCTCGCGCGCCGCCGGCTCTTCCCGATCATCGGGACGGGCGACCACTACGTGTCCTCGATCCACGTCGACGACGCGGCGGCAGCGACCGTCGCCGCGCTCGCCGTCCCGGCCGGGATCTACAACGTCGTCGACGACGAGCCGCTGCGGATGCGCGACTGGATGGGCGCGCTCACCGACGCCTTCGGATTCAAGCCCGCCCGCCGCCTCCCCCTGCCGCTCGCCCGGCTGCTCCTCGGGCGGCCCGTCGACCTGCTCTCGCGATCGCAGCGCGTCAACAACACCATGTTCAAGGCCGTCGCGGCCTGGACGCCGCGCCATCCGAGCGTTCGCCAGGGCTGGCGCGCGGTCGCCGACGCGCTGAAAGCCGCGAAAACGGCTTGA
- a CDS encoding glucose 1-dehydrogenase encodes MQNLFSIEGKVALVTGGSRGIGAMIARGFVEAGAKVYISARKEAECATTAAALSEKGTCIAVPADLSTEAGCKALADAIAARESKLDVLVNNAGANWGAPLAEFPDSGWDKVLALNVKGPFHMTKMLLPLLEKAGSAADPARVINIGSIDGLKVPFLETYSYSASKAAVHHMTRVLAVQLAPKHITVNAVAPGPFESKMMAATLDRFKDAIIAACPLGRIGEPEDMAGVAIYLASRAGAYVTGVVIPVDGGITVRPS; translated from the coding sequence ATGCAGAATCTGTTCTCGATCGAGGGCAAAGTCGCGCTCGTGACCGGCGGATCGCGCGGCATCGGGGCGATGATCGCGCGCGGCTTCGTCGAGGCCGGCGCCAAGGTCTACATCTCGGCGCGCAAGGAAGCCGAGTGCGCCACGACCGCCGCGGCGCTCTCCGAGAAGGGCACCTGCATCGCGGTCCCGGCCGACCTCTCGACCGAGGCCGGCTGCAAGGCGCTCGCCGACGCGATCGCGGCGCGCGAGAGCAAGCTCGACGTCCTCGTGAACAACGCCGGCGCCAACTGGGGCGCGCCGCTCGCGGAGTTCCCCGACTCCGGCTGGGACAAGGTCCTCGCGCTCAACGTGAAGGGCCCGTTCCACATGACGAAGATGCTGCTGCCGCTCCTCGAGAAGGCCGGCAGCGCCGCGGATCCCGCGCGCGTGATCAATATCGGCTCGATCGACGGGCTCAAGGTCCCCTTCCTCGAGACCTATTCCTACTCGGCGAGCAAGGCGGCCGTACACCACATGACGCGCGTCCTCGCCGTCCAGCTCGCGCCGAAGCACATCACCGTGAACGCCGTCGCCCCCGGGCCCTTCGAGAGCAAGATGATGGCGGCCACGCTCGACCGTTTCAAAGACGCGATCATCGCGGCCTGCCCGCTCGGCCGGATCGGCGAGCCGGAGGACATGGCCGGAGTCGCGATCTACCTCGCCTCGCGGGCCGGCGCCTACGTGACC